A region of the Thermoanaerobaculum aquaticum genome:
GGCCATTCCCCAGGTGGAAAGCCGGCGCAGCGGAACGCCCTTCTGGCAGTTGGCGGGGGAGGCGGGAATGCCCGCTACGGTGGTGCGGGTGCCGGTTACCTTCCCGGCCAAGGCTTTTCCCCACGGACATCTGCTAGCCGGCCTTGGGGTCCCTGACTTGCGGGGACGCATTGGTTCGCCGGCGTATTACACCACCGACCCCGGCTTTGTTCCCGGCTACGACAACGAGTTCTCCATTGAGGTTGTGAAGCTGCCACCGGGTCAAAGCCACTGGGTGACCAAGATCTTAGGGCCCCAGGATCGCCTCTTCGGCAGCGGTTCCTACCTGGAAAGCCCGCTTTTGTTGACGCTTTCCGCCGATGGCCGGAAGCTGGAGCTGCAAACCTGCGGCCAGAAGGTGACGCTTGCGGTAGGGGAGTGGAGCCCGTGGGTCAAGGTGTGCTTTCAGTTTAACCCGTTGGTGCGGGTAACTGGCTGGTCCCGCTTTAAGCTTTTGAGCCTCGAGCCCCACCTCAAGCTTTACCTGCAGCCCATCAACCCCGACCCACTGCGCACCCCCCCGGGCTTTGACCTTTCGGCGCCGCGTTCTTGGGCTGCTGAGCTGTTTCGCCAGTTGGGGCCTTTTAAAACCGTGGGTTGGGCCATTGACACCTGGGCGCCTTCGGAAAAAGTGGTGGACGAGCAAACGTTCATGGAGGACATCCAGCACACCGAGGGCGAGGAGTTCCGCCGTCTGTTGCGTCGCTTTTTGGCAAGCCAGGACACGCTTTTGGTGCACTACTTCGAGTTTACCGACCGGGTGGGGCACATCCTCTGGCGGGCTTTAGACCCGCAAAATCCTGCGTACCCGGGGCCCGAGGCTCCGAGGTTTGCGGGGTACGTGGAGCAGGCGTACCAGCTGATGGACGAGATTGTGGGGGAGGTGCAGGAACAGCTGGGGCCTCAGGACGTGCTTTTGGTGTTGTCCGACCACGGCTTTTCCACCTGGCGCCGGTCTTTCCACATCAACACCTGGTTGGCCAGGGAAGGGTATCTGGCGCTCACCGCCCCATCGGGTCAGGTGGAAAACCTGGAAAACCTCTTCAACCGCGGGCAGTTCTGGCCCAACGTGGACTGGGGTCGCACCCGCGCCTACCACCTGGGTTTGGGCGGCCTTTACATCAACCTCGCCGGCCGTGAGCGCTTCGGCACCGTGGCCCCGGGGGAGGAGTACGAGGCGCTCCGTCGGGAGCTGGCCGCCCGCCTGGAGGCCCTGGTGGACCCGGCCACCGGTGCCCACCCGGTGTCACGGGTTTTCCTGCGGGAGCAGGTGTATCAGAGCTTTGACCCCAAGCTAATCCCCGACCTCATCGTCACCACCTCCCAGGGTTACCGCATTTCCTGGCAGAGCGCCCTGGGGGGCATGCCTGACCGGCTCTTTGAGGACAACGCGCGGGTGTGGTCGGGGGACCACTGCACCCTGGACCCGGCGGTGGTTCCCGGGGTGCTTTTCGTCAACCGGCCGTTGCTTCGCCGCGATCTTTCCATGCTGGACGTGTACCCCACGCTGCTCAAGCTGCTGGGGGTGAGGTCTTCAGAACCGCTGTCCGGCCATGTTTTCCTGTAAGCAGCGGTGGGCCTGGATTTTTCTTGCTTTTGTTATAGCTGCGGGGCACTGCGCCTGGGCTGGCCCCCAGGAGCAGCAGCTGGCCGAGCTGGAACGACAGGCTGCCGCCATTGCCCAGAAGCTCACCGAGCTTTTGGCCCGGGCCAGTGCCCTCACCAGCCGGCGGGAGCAGCTGGAAAACCAGCTGGCGGTGGCTTCCTTACGGGTACGGCAAGCGGAAACCGAGCTGCAGCTTTTGGCGGGAGAACTTAAAAACGCGCAGGAAAAGCTGGCCGCGTTGCAAAAGCAGGTGGCCGAAAAGCAGCGCCAGGTGCGGCTGCGTTTGGGTACGCTGGCAGCGGTGAAAACCACCCTGGAGCCGTACCTGGCCGTGGCTTTATGGTCAGACCCAAAGGGTTTTTCCGAAAAGCTCACCTTGCTTTTGGCGGTGGTGGCGTATCAAAAGAAAGAGCTGCAGCAACTGGAAGAGCTGGCCCGAGAGCAAAATCAGGCTCTGGCGGCGCTATCGCAAAAGCAGGAGGAAGCCAGGGAAAAGCTCCAGGAGCTGGAGGATCGCCGGCAACAGCTAGTGGCCACCAGAAGGCAGGTCCTGGCGGAGCTTTCGCGGCTGGAGGGGGAGCGTCGGCAGCAAGCCACTGCCCTTTCTGAGCTTGCGGAGGCGCAAGCCCGCCTGGAGCGCCTGTGGGGACGGGTCACGGAGGGCGGTAATTCGCTGCCGGCGGGCGTGCGGCTTCTGCGGGGGGGCCTGCCCTGGCCGGTGGAGGAGGGGCGGGTGGTGCGGGCCTTTGGTCGCTTCCGCGACCCCCGGTACGCCACCGTGGTTCTCCACCCGGGGTGGGACCTGGCGGTTCCGCCGGGGGCCGAGGTGAAGGCGGTCGCTGGCGGCCGGGTGGTTTACGCGCAGTTCTTTAAGTCCATCGGCAACCTGGTCATTGTGGCCCATGGGGAAGACGTGTACACGCTTTACGGCCGGCTTGCTACCATGTTCGTGAGCGGCGGCCAGCGGGTAGCCATGGGTGAGCCGTTGGGCCTGGCGGGCCCGGAAGCCCGCGAGAGCAACCTCTACTTTGAGGTTCGCAACGGCACGGTGGCCCAGGATCCGGCCCTCTGGCTGCGGCCGAAAGGAAAGCAATGAGCATGAAGCATCGCACCGTTTTTCTGGCAACTTCCCTCACGGTGGTTTTGGGTTTGGGCACGGTGGCGGCCCTTTCCGGCAAGCTCACGGAAGGGCGGTACAAGGCCATCGGCCTTTTCTCGCAAGTGGTGTCCTTGGTGCGGTCCTCCTACGTGGAGGAGGTGCCGCTGGAAAAGCTGGAGGAGGGTGC
Encoded here:
- a CDS encoding alkaline phosphatase family protein codes for the protein AIPQVESRRSGTPFWQLAGEAGMPATVVRVPVTFPAKAFPHGHLLAGLGVPDLRGRIGSPAYYTTDPGFVPGYDNEFSIEVVKLPPGQSHWVTKILGPQDRLFGSGSYLESPLLLTLSADGRKLELQTCGQKVTLAVGEWSPWVKVCFQFNPLVRVTGWSRFKLLSLEPHLKLYLQPINPDPLRTPPGFDLSAPRSWAAELFRQLGPFKTVGWAIDTWAPSEKVVDEQTFMEDIQHTEGEEFRRLLRRFLASQDTLLVHYFEFTDRVGHILWRALDPQNPAYPGPEAPRFAGYVEQAYQLMDEIVGEVQEQLGPQDVLLVLSDHGFSTWRRSFHINTWLAREGYLALTAPSGQVENLENLFNRGQFWPNVDWGRTRAYHLGLGGLYINLAGRERFGTVAPGEEYEALRRELAARLEALVDPATGAHPVSRVFLREQVYQSFDPKLIPDLIVTTSQGYRISWQSALGGMPDRLFEDNARVWSGDHCTLDPAVVPGVLFVNRPLLRRDLSMLDVYPTLLKLLGVRSSEPLSGHVFL
- a CDS encoding murein hydrolase activator EnvC family protein, which encodes MFSCKQRWAWIFLAFVIAAGHCAWAGPQEQQLAELERQAAAIAQKLTELLARASALTSRREQLENQLAVASLRVRQAETELQLLAGELKNAQEKLAALQKQVAEKQRQVRLRLGTLAAVKTTLEPYLAVALWSDPKGFSEKLTLLLAVVAYQKKELQQLEELAREQNQALAALSQKQEEAREKLQELEDRRQQLVATRRQVLAELSRLEGERRQQATALSELAEAQARLERLWGRVTEGGNSLPAGVRLLRGGLPWPVEEGRVVRAFGRFRDPRYATVVLHPGWDLAVPPGAEVKAVAGGRVVYAQFFKSIGNLVIVAHGEDVYTLYGRLATMFVSGGQRVAMGEPLGLAGPEARESNLYFEVRNGTVAQDPALWLRPKGKQ